From the genome of Triticum aestivum cultivar Chinese Spring chromosome 3B, IWGSC CS RefSeq v2.1, whole genome shotgun sequence, one region includes:
- the LOC123068628 gene encoding metallothionein-like protein type 2, with protein MASTSPETWTVDSPPARSINHGRTNNLPFQSRASADRIRPETQSRADKLEGSRSSPTMSCCGGNCGCGSGCKCGNGCGGCKMYPEMDEGVTTTSQTLIMGVAPSKGTPSFEAAAETGADNGGCKCGSNCTCNPCTCK; from the exons ATGGCCTCCACGAGCCCCGAGACGTGGACGGTGGATAGCCCCCCTGCCCGCTCTATAAATCACGGGCGCACCAACAACCTTCCCTTCCAAAGCAGAGCAAGTGCAGATCGGATCAGACCAGAGACACAGAGCAGAGCGGATAAACTCGAGGGCAGTAGATCATCACCAACCATGTCGTGCTGCGGAGGCAACTGCGGGTGCGGATCCGGCTGCAAGTGCGGCAACGGCTGCGGAGG GTGCAAGATGTACCCTGAGATGGACGAGGGGGTGACCACCACCTCCCAGACCCTCATCATGGGCGTCGCCCCCTCCAAGGGCACCCCGTCGTTCGAGGCCGCCGCCGAGACCGGAGCCGACAACGGCGGGTGCAAGTGCGGCTCCAACTGCACCTGCAACCCGTGCACCTGCAAGTGA